Proteins co-encoded in one Gossypium arboreum isolate Shixiya-1 chromosome 11, ASM2569848v2, whole genome shotgun sequence genomic window:
- the LOC108471338 gene encoding (+)-delta-cadinene synthase isozyme A-like, whose protein sequence is MSSQISTNPVPSQHDNTSKENLHLSKFKPSFLGDIFLSSPSQMEMDAGTQQEYEELKQEVRRMLVANTDKSSQKLPIIDAVQRLGVAYHFEKEIEEALEIIYHHHCNHIDIDGDDLYTTTVRFRLLREHGFDVHCETFNKFKHENGNFKESLIGDVKGMLELYEAAHFQLHGENILEEALPFTTFHLKLAENMVDYPLSTQIANALKRPLGKSLPRLIARSYISIYEGYGTQDENLMKFAKLDFKILQHLHKKEINKINRWRKGLDVATNFPFIWDRFVECYFWMLGVYFELHYAVARTFATKVICLISILDDIYDACGTYEEHEIFTKAIQRWDTNCIDQLPDYMKLWFSETLNVYKDMEDLMSKEGKSYRVQVTIEAMKRQSQVYYVEAKWLHENYIPTMEEYMQIALVSGGYWNLTISCFVGMEDSITKETFNWAFNDPKIVRASSTICRLMSDIVGHKQERGHVSSAVECYMEQYGVSMQEAYDELYKQINNAWKDINEEFLKPTAAPTSVLNRILNLARVVDLFYTGEVAYTQVGESAKTSITALLIDSIPI, encoded by the exons AAATG GAAATGGATGCTGGAACTCAACAAGAGTACGAAGAATTGAAGCAAGAAGTGAGGAGAATGTTGGTGGCAAATACGGATAAATCGTCCCAAAAGTTGCCCATAATTGATGCAGTCCAACGCTTAGGTGTGGCTTACCATTTCGAGAAAGAGATAGAAGAGGCCTTGGAAATTATATACCATCATCATTGCAATCATATTGACATTGATGGTGATGATCTTTACACTACTACTGTTCGATTTCGCCTGCTAAGAGAGCATGGTTTTGATGTTCATTGTG AGACATTTAACAAATTCAAACATGAGAATGGAAATTTCAAAGAATCTTTAATTGGTGATGTGAAAGGCATGCTAGAATTGTATGAAGCTGCACACTTTCAACTACATGGGGAAAATATATTAGAAGAAGCCCTTCCCTTCACTACATTTCATTTGAAGTTGGCAGAAAATATGGTAGACTATCCTCTCTCCACACAAATTGCTAATGCTCTAAAGCGACCCCTTGGTAAGAGCTTGCCGAGGTTGATTGCTAGGAGCTACATTTCCATATATGAAGGATACGGTACCCAAGatgaaaatttaatgaaatttgcaAAGTTAGATTTCAAAATCTTACAACATTTACACAAGAAGGAGATAAACAAGATAAACAG GTGGAGGAAAGGTTTAGATGTTGCGACCAATTTTCCTTTTATATGGGATAGATTTGTGGAATGTTATTTTTGGATGTTGGGTGTCTACTTTGAGCTCCACTACGCCGTTGCTAGAACTTTTGCGACCAAAGTGATATGCCTCATATCAATTTTGGACGATATTTATGATGCGTGTGGCACATATGAAGAACATGAAATCTTTACAAAAGCAATCCAAAG GTGGGATACCAACTGCATTGATCAGCTTCCAGACTACATGAAATTGTGGTTTAGTGAAACCTTAAATGTTTATAAAGATATGGAAGATTTGATGTCCAAAGAAGGAAAATCATATCGTGTCCAAGTCACAATAGAAGCA ATGAAACGACAATCTCAAGTTTACTATGTTGAGGCCAAATGGTTGCATGAAAATTACATACCAACAATGGAGGAGTATATGCAGATTGCATTAGTCTCCGGTGGTTATTGGAATCTTACGATTTCATGTTTTGTTGGCATGGAAGATAGCATTACAAAAGAGACATTCAATTGGGCATTTAATGACCCTAAGATTGTCAGAGCTTCAAGCACTATTTGTAGGCTGATGAGTGATATTGTTGGCCACAAG CAAGAGAGAGGACATGTGTCCTCAGCAGTGGAGTGTTACATGGAACAATATGGGGTGTCAATGCAAGAGGCATACGATGAATTATACAAGCAAATAAACAATGCTTGGAAGGATATAAATGAAGAGTTCTTGAAACCAACAGCAGCACCAACATCGGTTCTTAATCGAATTCTAAACCTTGCAAGGGTCGTTGATCTCTTTTACACGGGCGAAGTTGCTTATACGCAAGTTGGGGAGTCAGCAAAAACTAGCATCACTGCTTTGCTGATAGATTCAATCCCAATTTGA